The genomic window ACCTCCCATCATGGAGATATTTTTAAGAAAATGAATCATCTGATTCGGGTCGGAAAAGTTGGTATGAAAAATAAGCGTGGCTGGAATCATAAAGAGAAAAAGAGCCCCCGCAGCCCATTTTGTTTGATATCCTATAATAATAGCAAGCCCTCCTAAAACTTCAATGAGGATAGCCAGAACGAGGAGAAACTCAGTGGCCGGCATTCCCTTTGACGCCATGAATTGGGCCGTTCCGGAAAAATTTTGCATTTTGGATACGCCTGACATTAAAAAGATGGCTCCTCAGCAGAATTTGTGGGTTGTTTCCGGTTCTGGCAGATTACCAAGTGTATGATATAAGGCGATTTGTAGGTTTTCTACCGACCGAAAACCGTATGCTTTTCTCATGGTCAGTTTCGCCTTGAGGTTAAAT from Nitrospirota bacterium includes these protein-coding regions:
- a CDS encoding DoxX family protein; amino-acid sequence: MSGVSKMQNFSGTAQFMASKGMPATEFLLVLAILIEVLGGLAIIIGYQTKWAAGALFLFMIPATLIFHTNFSDPNQMIHFLKNISMMGGLLYIAASGAGPLSLDAKRQG
- a CDS encoding ISL3 family transposase; this translates as FNLKAKLTMRKAYGFRSVENLQIALYHTLGNLPEPETTHKFC